In Acidobacteriota bacterium, the following proteins share a genomic window:
- the rpsU gene encoding 30S ribosomal protein S21, with product MAEVRVQEGESLENALRRFKRKVQTEDIIKEVKRHSFYLKPGEKKRVKQALARKRSRKKQRRDAESR from the coding sequence GTGGCGGAAGTCAGGGTTCAAGAGGGCGAAAGCCTGGAAAACGCCTTGCGGCGCTTCAAGCGCAAGGTCCAGACCGAAGACATCATCAAAGAAGTAAAGCGGCACTCCTTTTATCTGAAGCCGGGCGAAAAGAAACGAGTCAAGCAAGCCTTGGCTCGCAAGCGGAGCCGAAAAAAGCAGCGAAGAGACGCCGAGTCGCGCTGA